Proteins co-encoded in one Bacillus infantis NRRL B-14911 genomic window:
- the nadB gene encoding L-aspartate oxidase, translating into MANRTDVIIIGSGVAALQMAKELSRDMNVIIFTKSKATDSNSYMAQGGIAAALGSKDSPSLHLKDTLEAGRWHNDEDAARRMTEAAPGLINELLASGCSFDRSTAGELLLGMEGAHREKRIVHGGGDATGKKLIGFLLGQTNEKALIIEDFFVYDLLTNDSGCYGVRGIGQDGKQAEFYADHIVLATGGCGQLYSYTSNAATVTGDGIALAYRAGAEVADMEFIQFHPTLLSIGGKGAGLISEAVRGEGARLVTADGRAIMENVHPMKDLAPRHIVSQTIFEYINSGIDIFLDITSIGNFASRFPTITEMCRQNGISLERGLLPVIPGSHFLMGGIRTDLDGRTSVSGLYAIGEAACTGVHGANRLASNSLLEGLYFGRQLARYILSCRVQPNEAGSRSVETDDSRPLPYLPNIGEIKERMMMNAGIVRTASGLLAQREWLQRFGAEKWVSASLEGYRREDMKVIFMLIASWLITEAALKRTESRGGHFRSDFPFEDDQKWLRVQIIQQKDQKEEDGENEQIKAAAAT; encoded by the coding sequence ATGGCAAATCGCACCGATGTGATTATCATTGGAAGCGGTGTGGCGGCTTTGCAAATGGCAAAGGAGCTCAGCCGTGATATGAATGTGATTATTTTCACAAAATCTAAAGCGACAGATAGCAATTCTTATATGGCCCAGGGCGGCATAGCGGCAGCTCTTGGCAGCAAGGACAGCCCTTCTCTTCACTTAAAAGATACATTGGAAGCGGGCCGCTGGCATAATGACGAGGACGCAGCAAGGCGTATGACAGAAGCCGCCCCCGGATTGATCAATGAATTGCTTGCATCCGGCTGTTCATTCGACAGAAGTACAGCCGGCGAGCTTCTCCTGGGAATGGAAGGGGCACACCGGGAAAAAAGGATTGTCCATGGAGGCGGCGATGCAACAGGAAAAAAGCTGATAGGGTTTTTACTGGGACAAACAAATGAAAAAGCTTTGATCATTGAAGACTTTTTTGTCTATGATCTTCTGACAAATGATTCCGGCTGTTATGGGGTGAGGGGCATAGGGCAGGATGGGAAACAGGCTGAATTTTATGCAGATCACATTGTGCTGGCAACAGGGGGCTGCGGCCAGCTGTATAGTTATACCTCCAACGCCGCAACTGTCACGGGGGACGGAATCGCCTTGGCATACAGGGCTGGGGCAGAGGTTGCAGATATGGAGTTTATTCAATTTCATCCAACATTATTGTCAATCGGCGGAAAAGGCGCAGGCCTGATCTCTGAAGCTGTGAGGGGGGAAGGCGCAAGGCTTGTCACAGCTGATGGCCGCGCGATCATGGAGAACGTCCACCCTATGAAGGATCTGGCTCCGCGCCATATCGTGTCGCAAACCATTTTCGAGTATATAAATAGCGGAATTGACATTTTTCTTGATATTACCTCTATCGGGAATTTCGCTTCCCGGTTCCCGACAATAACGGAGATGTGCAGGCAAAACGGGATATCCCTTGAACGGGGGCTTTTGCCGGTCATTCCCGGCAGCCACTTCCTGATGGGCGGAATCAGGACCGATCTGGACGGCAGGACGTCAGTCAGCGGCCTTTATGCCATAGGAGAGGCTGCCTGTACAGGTGTCCATGGGGCGAACCGGCTGGCGAGCAATTCTTTGCTCGAAGGACTTTATTTTGGAAGGCAGCTTGCCCGGTATATCTTATCATGTCGGGTGCAGCCCAATGAGGCGGGATCCAGGAGCGTAGAGACAGACGATTCCCGCCCTTTGCCATACCTGCCCAATATCGGGGAAATAAAAGAGCGCATGATGATGAATGCCGGGATTGTCCGGACCGCCTCCGGCCTTCTTGCACAAAGGGAATGGCTGCAGAGATTTGGAGCGGAAAAGTGGGTCAGTGCTTCGCTTGAAGGGTATCGCCGGGAGGATATGAAGGTTATCTTCATGCTGATTGCCTCATGGCTCATCACAGAAGCGGCCTTAAAAAGGACCGAAAGCCGAGGAGGGCATTTCCGAAGCGACTTTCCATTTGAGGATGACCAGAAATGGCTGAGAGTACAAATAATCCAGCAGAAAGATCAAAAAGAAGAGGATGGGGAAAATGAACAGATTAAAGCTGCGGCTGCTACTTGA
- a CDS encoding IscS subfamily cysteine desulfurase: protein MKYFDYAATSPLDQDAANVYVKAAGEYFGNTGSLHDTGSRAASLLESCRSQLSLMLGAEKEGIFFTSGGSEGNFLAIHALLSAAEKKGKHIIAGKAEHSSVHSTLRRLEEEGCDITLLPFDEKGRIRISDFEAAIREDTVLAVIQHSNSEIGTIQPMIEISALCRNNGILLHSDMVHSFGKMELAGILGHVDSLSISAHKFYGPKGAGAVYIRPDLSWKPYYPGSSHENGFRPGTVNVPGIAAMTEAAGKAYSTMADFSALAYRQRKEFLGVLKEADLPISVYGSGFSGEQLASTVGLGISGIEGQWVMLECNRRGFAISTGSACQTGMQNPSKTMQAMGIEDAAAKEFIRISFGRDSSFEEIRELGSTIAGIIRDYSRHKPAAE from the coding sequence ATGAAATATTTTGATTATGCTGCGACGTCTCCATTAGATCAGGATGCGGCAAATGTATATGTAAAAGCGGCCGGGGAATATTTCGGCAATACAGGCAGCCTGCATGACACCGGCAGCCGGGCAGCTTCCCTTCTCGAAAGCTGCCGTTCCCAGCTGTCCCTCATGCTCGGTGCCGAGAAGGAAGGGATTTTTTTTACAAGCGGGGGAAGCGAGGGAAATTTCCTTGCCATCCATGCACTGCTTTCTGCTGCGGAAAAGAAAGGAAAGCACATCATAGCAGGCAAGGCAGAGCATTCTTCTGTCCACAGTACACTCAGGCGGCTTGAGGAAGAAGGCTGTGATATAACACTCCTGCCTTTTGATGAAAAAGGAAGAATAAGAATTTCCGACTTTGAAGCTGCTATAAGGGAAGATACAGTGCTGGCTGTCATTCAGCACAGCAATTCCGAGATCGGGACCATCCAGCCAATGATAGAAATAAGCGCACTTTGCCGGAATAATGGAATTCTGCTGCACAGCGATATGGTCCATTCTTTTGGAAAAATGGAGCTGGCCGGCATTCTTGGGCATGTCGACAGCCTTTCAATTTCTGCCCACAAATTTTACGGACCGAAAGGGGCTGGAGCTGTATACATCAGACCCGATCTTTCCTGGAAGCCTTATTATCCAGGCAGTTCGCATGAGAATGGTTTCAGGCCCGGCACTGTAAATGTCCCAGGGATAGCGGCTATGACAGAAGCCGCAGGCAAGGCATACAGCACCATGGCTGACTTTTCGGCGCTTGCTTACAGGCAGAGGAAAGAATTTCTTGGCGTGCTGAAAGAGGCGGACCTGCCTATTTCGGTATATGGTTCCGGCTTTTCCGGGGAGCAGCTTGCCTCTACGGTCGGGCTTGGGATCAGCGGGATTGAAGGACAATGGGTGATGCTTGAATGCAATCGGAGAGGATTTGCGATATCAACAGGAAGCGCCTGCCAGACAGGCATGCAGAATCCTTCCAAGACCATGCAGGCGATGGGGATAGAAGATGCTGCAGCAAAGGAATTTATCCGTATTTCCTTTGGGCGGGATTCTTCCTTTGAGGAAATCAGAGAACTTGGCAGCACAATTGCCGGCATCATCAGGGATTACAGCCGGCACAAGCCTGCCGCTGAATGA
- a CDS encoding transcription repressor NadR, which translates to MNGQKKVLGDERRSMLLDLLKSRQEPVTGSELARKANVSRQVIVGDITLLKAKNEPIIATSQGYLYLQQVPPAQLFERTVACSHSPDKTEEELNLLVDHGATVKDVKIEHPVYGDLTASIMVSNRREVKQFLEKIRKTNASFLSELTGGFHLHTITAPSEAILDAAEQALSEAAFLVDLP; encoded by the coding sequence ATGAACGGACAGAAAAAAGTTCTGGGGGATGAACGGCGCTCTATGCTGCTGGATCTCCTGAAATCCCGCCAGGAGCCAGTCACAGGGAGCGAGCTTGCCAGAAAAGCGAATGTTAGCAGGCAGGTCATCGTCGGCGATATCACGCTTCTTAAGGCAAAGAATGAGCCGATCATTGCCACCAGCCAGGGATACCTCTATCTTCAGCAGGTTCCTCCCGCCCAGCTGTTCGAACGGACGGTCGCCTGCTCCCACTCTCCAGACAAGACAGAAGAGGAGCTGAATCTGCTTGTAGACCACGGGGCAACTGTTAAGGATGTGAAGATTGAGCATCCTGTATATGGGGACCTCACAGCATCCATCATGGTTTCCAACCGGCGGGAAGTCAAACAGTTTTTGGAAAAAATCAGGAAAACCAATGCTTCCTTCCTCTCAGAGCTTACCGGAGGCTTTCACCTCCATACCATCACTGCTCCTTCTGAGGCAATTCTGGATGCTGCAGAACAGGCCCTTTCGGAAGCTGCTTTCCTCGTTGACCTTCCGTAG
- the pheA gene encoding prephenate dehydratase: MKAGYLGPKATFTDLAVRAMFPETESIPYRTIPGCMDAVLNEEIDFAVVPIENALEGSVNITLDYLVHEVDLPICGEITAPISQHLMVHPEHAEEWQDTEIIYSHSHAIAQCHKFLHQDLRGIPSENMTSTAAAAQFVKENPEMKAAAIANELAAEEYGLVIVKRNIHDFQYNHTRFAVISKKPVKLDRTKALGFKTTVMATLPSDRAGALHQVLSAFAWRKLNLTKIESRPMKTGLGNYFFIIDIDMEADDILIPGAVAELEALGCGVKILGSYPYYQIGRKTRDKASNAH, translated from the coding sequence ATGAAAGCAGGCTATCTTGGGCCAAAGGCTACATTCACTGACTTGGCAGTAAGGGCGATGTTTCCGGAGACGGAATCTATCCCTTACCGCACCATTCCAGGCTGCATGGACGCGGTCCTGAATGAAGAAATTGACTTTGCGGTTGTTCCGATTGAGAATGCGCTTGAAGGATCTGTCAATATTACGCTGGATTATTTGGTTCATGAAGTGGATTTGCCGATCTGCGGGGAGATAACGGCTCCAATCAGCCAGCATCTGATGGTGCATCCGGAGCATGCAGAAGAGTGGCAGGATACTGAAATCATTTACAGCCATTCACATGCAATCGCCCAATGCCATAAATTCCTGCACCAGGATTTGAGGGGCATCCCGTCAGAAAATATGACCTCGACGGCTGCTGCCGCTCAATTTGTGAAAGAGAATCCGGAAATGAAGGCAGCCGCCATTGCCAATGAACTCGCGGCAGAGGAATATGGATTGGTTATTGTAAAAAGGAATATTCATGATTTTCAATATAACCACACCCGCTTTGCTGTTATTTCGAAAAAGCCTGTCAAGCTTGATAGAACAAAGGCGCTGGGCTTTAAAACGACCGTTATGGCCACCTTGCCCTCAGACCGGGCAGGTGCGCTTCATCAGGTTTTATCTGCATTTGCCTGGAGAAAGCTGAATTTGACCAAGATTGAATCAAGGCCGATGAAAACGGGGCTTGGCAATTATTTTTTCATCATTGATATTGATATGGAAGCCGATGATATCCTGATACCGGGAGCGGTAGCAGAGCTGGAAGCGCTGGGATGCGGAGTGAAAATACTGGGAAGCTATCCGTATTACCAGATTGGCAGGAAAACGAGGGATAAGGCGTCCAATGCGCATTAA
- a CDS encoding ACT domain-containing protein: protein MRQDKSDRKFYLVREDVLPEAMKKTLEAKEMIDRGKAESVWDAVQKVDLSRSAFYKYRDTVFPFHTVIKERLITLFFHLEDRSGTLSQLLGIVASSGCNVLTIHQTIPLQSRANVTMSLNTSGMGIEIDELLARLRKLEFVEKVEVLGSGA, encoded by the coding sequence ATGAGACAGGATAAGTCAGATAGGAAATTTTATTTGGTCCGTGAAGATGTCCTTCCGGAAGCCATGAAAAAAACGCTTGAAGCGAAGGAAATGATTGATAGAGGGAAAGCGGAATCGGTGTGGGACGCTGTCCAGAAGGTCGACTTGAGCAGAAGTGCCTTCTATAAGTACCGGGATACGGTCTTCCCTTTTCATACCGTGATCAAAGAGCGGCTTATCACCCTGTTTTTCCATTTGGAGGACAGGTCAGGAACATTATCTCAGCTGCTTGGGATTGTTGCATCCTCAGGCTGCAATGTTTTAACGATTCATCAGACCATCCCTCTGCAAAGCAGGGCGAATGTCACCATGTCTCTCAATACGAGCGGGATGGGAATTGAAATCGATGAGCTTTTGGCCAGGCTGAGAAAATTGGAATTTGTTGAAAAAGTAGAGGTGCTGGGATCAGGTGCATAG
- the obgE gene encoding GTPase ObgE yields MFVDQTKIYVKGGDGGNGMVAFRREKYVPKGGPAGGDGGKGADVVFEVEEGLRTLMDFRYNRHFKASRGEHGMSKNQHGRNSKDMIIKVPPGTVVTDADTKEVIADLTEHGQRAIIAKGGRGGRGNTRFATPANPAPELSEHGEPGQEREVVLELKLLADVGLVGFPSVGKSTLLSVVSSARPKIAEYHFTTIAPNLGMVETEDGRSFVMADLPGLIEGAHSGVGLGHQFLRHIERTRVIVHVIDMAAVEGRGPYEDYLTINKELKEYNLRLTERPQIIVANKMDMPEAEENLKEFKSRLTDDHPIFPISAFTRQGLRDLLFAVADKIEETPEFPLMEDEEEDNGINRVVYKHEKPQTEFVITRDPDGSFVLSGDAVIKVFKMTDFSREESVRRFARQLRGMGVDEALRERGAKDGDTIKLLEFEFEFVE; encoded by the coding sequence ATGTTTGTCGATCAAACGAAGATATATGTGAAAGGCGGAGACGGAGGCAACGGGATGGTTGCTTTCCGCCGTGAAAAGTACGTGCCTAAGGGCGGCCCTGCCGGCGGGGACGGAGGCAAGGGTGCAGATGTTGTGTTTGAGGTGGAAGAAGGCCTGCGGACCCTGATGGATTTCCGCTATAACCGCCATTTCAAAGCATCCCGCGGGGAACATGGAATGTCCAAAAATCAGCATGGCAGAAATTCAAAGGATATGATTATCAAGGTTCCGCCGGGAACGGTTGTGACCGATGCGGATACAAAAGAAGTTATAGCAGATCTGACTGAGCATGGGCAAAGGGCCATCATCGCAAAAGGCGGACGCGGAGGGCGGGGCAATACCAGATTCGCTACTCCTGCCAACCCTGCGCCGGAGCTGTCAGAGCATGGCGAGCCTGGCCAGGAGCGGGAAGTAGTCCTCGAACTGAAGCTTCTAGCTGATGTCGGGCTTGTCGGATTCCCAAGTGTCGGGAAATCTACCCTGCTTTCGGTTGTATCTTCAGCAAGGCCAAAGATTGCCGAGTACCATTTTACAACAATCGCCCCGAATTTAGGGATGGTTGAAACAGAAGATGGAAGAAGCTTTGTAATGGCAGACCTGCCCGGGCTGATTGAAGGGGCGCACTCAGGCGTTGGACTGGGGCATCAGTTCCTCCGCCATATCGAAAGGACCCGTGTCATTGTCCATGTTATTGATATGGCAGCAGTGGAAGGCCGGGGTCCGTATGAGGATTACCTGACAATCAATAAAGAGCTGAAAGAGTACAATCTTCGCCTGACAGAGCGTCCGCAGATCATTGTAGCCAATAAAATGGACATGCCGGAAGCTGAAGAAAATCTGAAGGAATTCAAGAGCAGGCTGACTGATGATCACCCGATTTTCCCGATCTCCGCTTTTACAAGGCAGGGCCTCAGGGATCTGCTGTTTGCTGTTGCAGACAAGATCGAGGAAACGCCTGAATTCCCTCTCATGGAAGATGAAGAAGAGGATAATGGCATTAACCGGGTTGTCTATAAGCATGAAAAGCCTCAGACTGAGTTTGTAATCACAAGGGATCCGGACGGAAGTTTCGTCCTTTCAGGCGATGCTGTCATCAAAGTGTTCAAGATGACCGATTTTTCACGGGAAGAATCTGTCCGCCGTTTCGCGCGCCAGCTGAGGGGCATGGGCGTGGACGAGGCACTGAGGGAACGCGGAGCCAAGGATGGCGACACGATCAAGCTGCTTGAGTTTGAATTTGAATTTGTTGAATAG
- a CDS encoding sporulation initiation phosphotransferase B, producing the protein MEKDWSTVEVLRHARHDWMNKIQLIKGNLSLSKYDRAKEIIDEIVVEAQNEAKLSNLNIPQFASLLFTYNWENHSFQIEYEVLDDVKCRKLDDQFLESWTRSFFARLDDSVKPFHDNHLSVLIEPQEDGIRLFFDFSGIITERESIRSYLGEQHQAIRMKMEELSEQELALEVFMPFSRGLE; encoded by the coding sequence ATGGAAAAAGATTGGAGCACAGTTGAGGTTTTGCGGCATGCACGCCATGACTGGATGAATAAAATACAATTAATTAAAGGAAATCTTTCCCTAAGCAAATATGACAGAGCCAAGGAAATCATCGATGAAATCGTTGTAGAAGCCCAGAATGAAGCAAAGCTTTCCAACTTGAATATTCCTCAATTTGCCTCCCTGCTGTTTACCTACAATTGGGAAAACCATTCGTTCCAGATTGAGTATGAGGTGCTGGATGATGTCAAGTGCAGAAAACTGGATGACCAGTTCCTGGAGAGCTGGACAAGGTCCTTTTTTGCAAGGCTGGACGATTCGGTCAAACCCTTTCATGATAACCATTTATCGGTATTGATAGAGCCTCAGGAGGATGGAATCCGTTTGTTTTTTGATTTTAGCGGAATAATAACAGAGAGAGAATCGATCAGATCTTATCTGGGAGAGCAGCACCAGGCCATCAGGATGAAGATGGAGGAGCTGTCTGAGCAGGAGCTGGCCCTGGAAGTGTTTATGCCATTCAGCAGGGGATTGGAGTAG
- the rpmA gene encoding 50S ribosomal protein L27: MLRLDLQFFASKKGVGSTKNGRDSISKRLGAKRADGQFVSGGSILYRQRGTKIYPGVNVGRGGDDTLFAKVDGVVKFERVGRDRKQVSVYPAAQEA, translated from the coding sequence ATGCTAAGATTAGATCTTCAGTTTTTCGCTTCTAAAAAAGGAGTAGGTTCTACAAAGAACGGCCGTGACTCAATCTCTAAGCGCCTTGGCGCTAAGCGTGCAGACGGTCAATTCGTATCCGGCGGTTCTATCCTTTACCGTCAGCGCGGTACAAAGATCTACCCTGGAGTGAATGTTGGACGCGGAGGCGACGATACTCTTTTCGCGAAAGTGGACGGAGTTGTCAAGTTCGAGCGTGTAGGCCGTGACCGCAAGCAAGTGAGCGTTTATCCAGCTGCTCAAGAAGCTTAA
- a CDS encoding ribosomal-processing cysteine protease Prp, whose protein sequence is MIHTTIIRTEAGRVRSFSLSGHALFANHGKDIVCAGVSAVSIGAINSIMALTGVEPDIEQGDSGFLRCDIPQDLPEETQEKVQLLLEGMIVSLETIEREYGKHIKITFKK, encoded by the coding sequence ATGATCCATACGACGATTATTCGTACTGAAGCCGGCCGCGTCAGGTCTTTTTCATTGAGCGGGCATGCCCTTTTTGCCAACCATGGCAAAGATATCGTATGTGCAGGCGTTTCTGCAGTGTCCATCGGTGCCATCAACAGCATCATGGCGCTGACAGGAGTCGAGCCTGACATCGAACAGGGAGACAGCGGCTTTCTCCGATGCGACATTCCGCAGGATCTTCCTGAAGAGACGCAAGAGAAAGTCCAGCTTCTGCTGGAAGGCATGATTGTTTCATTGGAGACGATTGAGCGTGAGTATGGCAAGCACATAAAAATAACCTTCAAAAAATAG
- the rplU gene encoding 50S ribosomal protein L21, protein MYAIIETGGKQIKVEEGQAIFIEKLDTVEGETVTFDKVLFVGGDNVKVGSPVVEGATVTAKVEKQGRAKKIIVFKYKAKKNYRKKQGHRQPFTKVVIEKINA, encoded by the coding sequence ATGTACGCTATTATCGAAACTGGTGGAAAGCAGATCAAAGTTGAAGAAGGCCAAGCTATCTTCATCGAAAAGCTGGACACTGTAGAAGGCGAAACAGTTACTTTTGACAAAGTTTTATTCGTAGGCGGCGACAATGTAAAGGTAGGAAGCCCTGTAGTTGAAGGCGCTACTGTAACGGCTAAAGTTGAAAAACAAGGCCGTGCAAAGAAGATCATTGTCTTCAAATACAAAGCGAAGAAAAACTATCGTAAAAAGCAAGGTCATCGTCAGCCGTTCACTAAAGTTGTGATCGAAAAGATCAACGCATAA
- a CDS encoding Rne/Rng family ribonuclease, whose product MKKLVINYATREKRYAVLNESGKPEKLIIDQPKNLSAVGSIYLGTVAKVLPGMNAAFVEIGEEKSGFLHRDRLASYVRSAEDKEKKDKKSISSFVREGEKLLVQVEKDAAGTKGPRLTNVIEFQGEKLIYMPFGRYVAVSRKIEKDSAREELRTLGMKLKEEEEGLIFRTSAAGASEEDFQKELEELRAEHRELAKKAASVKKPAKLAEKETFLEEAAAEMARLGAGEVVVDDLAVKQKLEKAAAESVVRYYNNKESIFSAYNLDQEIDRALKKIVWLDNGAYLIFDEAEALTVIDVNTGKYSGRENLRDTVLRTNEWAAAEAARQIRLRDIGGMILIDFIDMKEERDRQHISRVMEKELRKDERRTRIVGFTPLGILQITRKKTRAALSESLTVKCTACEGTGRMVSAETAAFRLEREIWEMRGSDYEAALIRLSADVLDVFSGEQGIHRKRLEATCGLRLFFAAEDSRIPFYEIRQLGSLKEIEAKHKKQ is encoded by the coding sequence TTGAAAAAATTAGTCATCAATTACGCAACAAGGGAAAAACGTTATGCAGTTCTGAATGAATCGGGCAAGCCGGAAAAGCTGATCATTGACCAGCCGAAAAATCTATCCGCAGTAGGCAGCATTTATCTCGGGACGGTCGCAAAGGTGCTGCCTGGGATGAATGCTGCTTTCGTTGAGATTGGGGAAGAAAAGAGCGGGTTTCTGCACCGCGACAGGCTCGCATCATATGTGCGTTCAGCCGAAGACAAAGAGAAGAAAGACAAAAAATCAATCTCCTCTTTTGTTCGTGAAGGTGAAAAACTGCTTGTACAGGTTGAAAAAGATGCGGCGGGCACGAAAGGTCCCCGGCTTACCAATGTCATTGAATTCCAGGGCGAAAAGCTGATTTATATGCCCTTTGGCCGGTATGTGGCCGTTTCAAGGAAAATAGAGAAAGACTCTGCAAGGGAAGAGCTGAGAACGCTCGGGATGAAACTGAAGGAAGAAGAAGAAGGGCTCATCTTCCGTACTTCTGCTGCAGGAGCATCTGAAGAAGACTTCCAAAAAGAACTGGAGGAGCTTCGTGCAGAACACCGTGAGCTTGCTAAAAAGGCTGCTTCGGTAAAGAAGCCTGCAAAGCTTGCTGAAAAAGAAACCTTCCTGGAGGAAGCGGCAGCTGAGATGGCCAGGCTTGGAGCCGGCGAGGTGGTGGTTGACGACCTTGCTGTAAAGCAGAAACTGGAAAAAGCAGCGGCAGAGTCTGTAGTCCGTTACTATAATAATAAGGAAAGCATTTTCTCTGCCTATAATCTTGACCAGGAAATCGATAGGGCGCTAAAAAAAATCGTCTGGCTTGATAACGGCGCCTATCTTATCTTTGACGAAGCAGAGGCTCTGACTGTCATCGATGTGAATACAGGAAAATACTCCGGCCGGGAAAATCTGCGCGACACGGTTCTCAGGACTAATGAATGGGCGGCGGCAGAGGCTGCAAGGCAGATCAGGCTCAGGGACATCGGCGGCATGATTCTGATTGATTTCATTGATATGAAAGAGGAAAGAGACCGGCAGCATATTTCAAGGGTGATGGAAAAAGAGCTCCGCAAAGATGAGCGGAGGACGAGGATCGTCGGGTTCACTCCGCTGGGCATATTGCAGATTACAAGGAAAAAGACGCGTGCTGCCCTTTCTGAATCGCTTACGGTCAAGTGTACTGCCTGTGAAGGGACTGGGCGGATGGTCAGTGCAGAGACAGCGGCCTTCCGGCTTGAGCGGGAAATTTGGGAAATGCGGGGAAGCGATTATGAAGCCGCCCTGATCAGGCTTTCTGCAGATGTTTTGGATGTTTTTTCGGGCGAGCAGGGTATTCACCGGAAAAGGCTGGAAGCAACATGCGGCCTCAGGCTCTTTTTCGCTGCAGAAGACTCCAGGATTCCTTTTTATGAAATCCGCCAGCTGGGAAGCCTGAAGGAAATTGAAGCAAAGCATAAAAAGCAATAA
- a CDS encoding M50 family metallopeptidase yields MTKMLSLFRYIHIHPLLWAVIGLAVATARFQEVMMLLLIVFVHEMGHAWAAARFSWRIKRISLLPFGGVAEMDEHGNRPLKEEAAVILAGPLQHVWLIALSYILYSMSVLDGALFELFFQYNIMILIFNLLPIWPLDGGKLLFLYLSQKKAFPDAHKQALRISLGAALIFAAVMLLAAPLNPNVWIVLGFLLFSLHFEWKQRRFIFMRFLLERYYGNRNEFKVLKPLIVKEDEMVVEVLERFQRGTKHPIIVENDGKEHAALDENELLHAYFSEKLTTARMADLLYAY; encoded by the coding sequence TTGACTAAAATGCTCAGTCTATTCCGGTATATCCACATTCATCCCCTGCTGTGGGCTGTCATCGGGCTGGCAGTGGCAACGGCCCGTTTTCAGGAGGTGATGATGCTCCTCCTGATTGTCTTTGTGCACGAAATGGGTCATGCCTGGGCGGCAGCCCGCTTTTCATGGCGAATTAAAAGAATATCATTGCTTCCATTTGGCGGAGTAGCCGAAATGGATGAGCATGGAAACAGGCCGCTGAAGGAAGAAGCGGCCGTTATTTTGGCCGGGCCTCTCCAGCATGTCTGGCTGATTGCCCTTTCCTACATTCTTTATAGTATGTCAGTGCTGGACGGGGCACTGTTTGAGCTTTTTTTTCAATATAATATCATGATTCTGATTTTCAATCTTCTGCCTATCTGGCCGCTTGATGGGGGGAAGCTGCTGTTTTTATACCTGTCCCAAAAGAAGGCGTTCCCAGATGCCCACAAACAGGCCTTAAGGATTTCACTTGGGGCAGCCCTTATTTTTGCTGCGGTTATGCTGCTGGCAGCGCCCCTTAATCCGAATGTCTGGATTGTGCTCGGCTTCCTGCTTTTTTCCCTGCATTTTGAATGGAAGCAGCGGCGGTTTATTTTTATGAGATTCCTGCTTGAGCGGTATTATGGAAACCGGAATGAGTTCAAAGTACTGAAGCCATTGATCGTCAAAGAGGATGAGATGGTTGTCGAAGTGCTTGAGCGTTTCCAGCGCGGCACCAAGCATCCGATTATTGTGGAAAATGATGGAAAGGAGCATGCAGCACTTGATGAGAATGAGCTCCTTCATGCCTATTTTTCCGAAAAGCTTACCACAGCACGAATGGCTGATTTGCTTTATGCCTATTAA
- a CDS encoding M23 family metallopeptidase yields MRSRADEIRKRIEKRKKDQERINKQLQHRLPWAEEEEKHGFGKMPAYKASSPEGEHPLFKKEVFFFKLLASACLVLVTAILFKNPSAAFEPAKNFVAKTMETDFQFAAVSEWYEEQFGEPLALVPFTDSKKERDESAPAQEYALPASGKILEEFDETGQRVTIEVAIDSNVESVEEGLVKFASNKEGFGKTVIVQHADKTETWYGNLSEIKVNLYDYIGKGVAVGTAAEVPESGKGSFYFALKQGDDFIDPIQVMQFD; encoded by the coding sequence ATGCGTTCAAGAGCAGATGAAATACGCAAAAGAATCGAAAAACGGAAAAAAGACCAGGAACGGATCAATAAACAGTTGCAGCACAGGCTTCCCTGGGCAGAAGAGGAAGAAAAGCACGGGTTTGGAAAGATGCCTGCCTATAAAGCTTCCTCTCCTGAAGGAGAGCATCCCCTTTTTAAAAAAGAAGTATTTTTCTTTAAGCTGCTGGCATCAGCATGCCTCGTTCTAGTCACAGCCATCCTTTTCAAAAATCCGTCAGCTGCCTTTGAGCCGGCCAAAAACTTTGTGGCCAAAACGATGGAGACTGACTTTCAGTTTGCCGCTGTGTCGGAATGGTATGAAGAGCAGTTCGGGGAGCCTTTGGCGCTGGTGCCTTTTACGGATTCAAAAAAGGAGAGGGACGAGTCAGCTCCCGCCCAGGAATATGCGCTCCCAGCCTCCGGCAAAATTCTTGAGGAGTTCGATGAGACAGGCCAGAGGGTGACGATTGAGGTCGCAATCGATTCAAATGTGGAATCAGTAGAAGAGGGGCTTGTTAAGTTTGCCAGCAATAAAGAAGGATTCGGGAAAACCGTCATTGTCCAGCATGCTGATAAAACTGAGACATGGTATGGAAATTTGAGCGAGATCAAGGTCAATCTTTATGATTATATCGGCAAAGGTGTCGCAGTGGGAACAGCAGCTGAAGTGCCGGAGAGCGGCAAAGGATCTTTTTATTTTGCGCTAAAGCAAGGCGATGATTTTATCGATCCGATCCAGGTGATGCAATTTGACTAA